A portion of the Stigmatella aurantiaca DW4/3-1 genome contains these proteins:
- a CDS encoding type I polyketide synthase, whose product MTASTQDGSQQQRALLERATVTIKKLRAENAQLRSAQKEPIAIIGMACRFPGGANDPESYWRLLAGGVDAIREIPPERWPAGEIDVNELPALRWAGLIDSVDGFDAGFFGITPREAAHLDPQQRLLLEVSCEALENALQPADRLIQHPVGVFVGIASSDYQHHVLALPPEEQNGYSATGNMPSVAAGRIAYTLGLQGPCAAVDTACSSSLVALHMACQSLRSGESTLALAGGVNLLLSSTWMRMVGLTQSLSPDGRCRTFDARANGFVRGEGCGVVVLKRLSDAQRDGDHVWAVLRGSSINHDGRSGGLTVPNVLSQEATLRKALDSAEVAASDIGYVEAHGTGTPLGDPIELDALKSVLGQERGGERHCVVGSVKTNIGHLEAAAGIAGLIKVVLSLGKETLPAHLHFRGLNPRVSLDQSSLVIGAEARPWPAGDVPRRAVVSSFGISGTNACVVVEEAPARPTDEAAPQPPIGASLPGEFLLPLSARSPEALRALALAHARWLGEPGNTGSLEQHIHLTSTRRSHHSIRQGFVGGTRAELVESLKAFAGQADLPVAETIKAPRIAMIFPGQGSQWLGMGRELHAREPVFRDALTAFDAAMRKVAGWSVLEELFAEAERARLDQVDVIQPCIVAIQLSLAALWRSWGVEPSAVIGQSMGEVSAAYVAGALSIEDTARVITARSRLVKQLRGGAMASVGLPASELEGVLGEGLGVAAINGPASTLVAGRSDAIDRLVTEMAGRGVFCRKVKVDYASHSPEVEPLRMPLLEALSSVRGLPPALAFRSTVHRSWVGAGDLGPEYWYQNLREPVQLFPVLEALLAEDGIDVLLEVSPHPILGPVLQAASTHVGRDAAVFASLRREQAEQKTLLLTLAALYARGQAVAFERVGVKALSDRATRWSPLPTYPWQRQRHWLPAVERLRTVERATEGSRDCLPPGHRLRSPALRDAVYEVVLRSTSLRCFESHRVEGGVIAPASWILSMVVAALRDLGFRGPVASRQMTFARPLAIPDGEERHVQLILSPEAGRPTRFQLLSAAGNGPAEERSWTLLSEGTIVLGEALPLERLDVASLSGRMEAVPSASIGVMAGAPGPEGWIEALHRGGQEVLCRLRTPRASDHAERFVLHPEPLNEALTALVACSGLAGHRYAPIAIDALELIGQADVAWIHGTVEQVESGGRSALSVALHLYDEAYRPVAVVSRMHCVPAFLEGSIKAETGLLARGRYEVAWQLLEPVSATTAPATVPAAEPGRWLIFPDARGACELLAARLEAEGHDCVRFSGGLEPGAELREQLTAAAAGGRPLRGILFGCGLDAVAEPGQPFSSGQLEAVRALLQLAGAIAARSLGPVWILTRGAVSIEEGETIDAPAAAALWGMGRVLGREHPEAVPRLVDVDPRGPVTANAEQLHRALSMGSSPEHQLALRADRIFGLRLRRGRDDHARQSLTPSPEASYLITGGLGRLGLSVAEWLVARGARNLVLLARSLPSEEAARRILALEQQGARILVARADVANFAALGQALAAAEAELPAIRGVIHAAGQARQALLADESWQDYTEVLGAKAAGAWNLHQLTKDRTLDFFVMFSSIAGILGFGGMGSYAAANTYLDALAVHRRGLGLPALSVAWGLWDQDLDQQLGERAMRVGLEPFAAADGLQALGVLAAGQATHAIVASMDWARHLQDRAGAVPPWLHGLAVSPSGPASPREPEGASKFLGSLAGLSAQAAAERISAHVGGVVAETLGYPRYHALPRSKGFFDIGFDSLLAMDLRRRLVKDFAHPFPVTLAFDHPTIERLTSFLVSYWHENGAAARSGTGAVALLPAPSSTTVADPLATAVQVRSDSAVEPIAIVGIGCRFPGGVVDPETFWNLLIQGRDATSEAPHGRWDDESLFDPDPSAPGKFNVRRAGFLSDIESFDPEFFGISPREAARMDPQQRLLLEVTWEALEHAGQPADALVDSATGVFVSGAPNQYLSRFGEDPSELDAYALTGNLPCTLSGRVSYVLGLRGPNLFLDTGCSGALVALHLACQSLRAGECNLALAGGVNVLLSAEMMIGLGKTGTLAPDGRCKTFDASANGFGRGEGCGVLVVKRLSDAQAHGDRIIAVVRGSSVNHDGRSSGLTVPSGPAQQLLMERALQQARISAAQVGFVEAHGTGTQLGDPIEVGALAAVYGRASGRTSPCFLGAVKSNLGHLEAAAGVAGVIKAALAVERGEIPPNVHFAEINPKLPMEGEPFDIPTRLHAWPSTGRRLAAVSSFGLGGTNAHTVLEAAPSIVSSIESAARDVAPGRDRPAHVVTLSARDREALVEQARRLSAFVAQRPSLRLADVAFSANSGRTHLPHRLAIVFSSLEELRARLDAFAEAPSGSDAAHGVVTDAPRPRIGFLFTGQGSQYVGMAKELYETQPVFRDAIEECAAFLDRTAEQPLLTLLADGHSIDRTGRAQPALFAVQYALTRLWRSWGIEPHAVFGHSVGEVAAACAAGVLSLEDALLLIQERARWMETIPDGGVMVSVRAAAGEVEEALAPHAGVVAIAALNGPEHTVISGDRDAVLAIAADFRARGIETKQLRVSVAFHSPAVEPILAPFMRSISSISARPAQLPWVTGLTGTTLPHLEADYWSRQIREPVQFTAAMTALAGLGCDVLLEIGPHPTLTGLAAETLPGSILCLPSLRRGHADTEVIAHSLARLHVAGAPIDLRAWDQPFSRQRHPLPSYPFQRRRLWFDAPSRRRLPSSAGAGAAEREASWYSRCEWREAAPSRLAPSSPRAGHWIVLADAGGFAAALAEVLAARGDTCSLLRPDGLEHQDPAASSHGSGHRWTVPGMARALDAARSAGRPLRGIVHLWSLDVAPTQAIDDDALDRAESLNLGSVLALVQALAARGSSATGDGARLWMVTRGAVCTGNDGASVSVAQAPAWGLGAVIANEHPEIWGGAVDLDAGEGAQRPVREQAAELVGELTGESGEDRVAWRGGRRLIARLARRLPTRTSPVSIRRDATYLVTGGHGALGLAVAGWLAQRGAKHLTLVSRRGPSEGAQAAIAGLTAEGVVVNSVLADIGVPGDVRALLQRIEESGPPLRGVIHAAGIVEDGLIVNQSWEAFERVLRPKVRGAWHLHRNARDLDFFVHFSSASSLLGPHGQASYAAANAFLDALAYHQRAHHTPAVTINWGPWEAGMAARLDAETSRRTLGTGWTPLSISDGWSALDRIVASDEAQVAVLPAIWSVLDGDGRRAPLTRELAGTGGESLPARAQAAEVRVRDTLLAVAPTERKRVLEDHVRQVVERTLGWGARAGDELGPKRRFVEVGMDSLMAIEIRNRLQRELDLTLAATTLFNYPTISALTDHLATMLASAGIVPADAPAATSPTPVLGTQPVRAVEPSEDEGGELSDAELAELIAKKYDSRL is encoded by the coding sequence ATGACAGCCTCCACGCAGGACGGGTCGCAGCAACAGCGCGCGCTGCTTGAGCGGGCCACCGTTACCATCAAGAAGCTTCGGGCCGAGAACGCCCAGCTTCGGTCAGCCCAGAAAGAGCCGATCGCCATCATTGGGATGGCTTGCCGCTTCCCAGGCGGGGCGAATGATCCGGAGTCGTATTGGCGCCTGCTCGCCGGCGGCGTGGATGCGATCCGTGAGATTCCCCCAGAGCGGTGGCCTGCGGGCGAGATCGATGTCAACGAGCTGCCGGCGCTGCGCTGGGCCGGTCTCATCGACTCGGTCGACGGCTTCGATGCCGGGTTCTTCGGCATCACCCCACGCGAGGCCGCGCATCTCGATCCGCAGCAACGCCTCCTCCTGGAGGTGAGTTGTGAGGCGCTGGAGAACGCCCTGCAGCCCGCCGATCGGCTGATCCAGCACCCGGTGGGGGTCTTCGTCGGCATCGCCTCCTCCGACTATCAGCACCACGTGCTTGCTCTCCCGCCGGAGGAGCAGAATGGTTACTCGGCGACCGGCAACATGCCCAGCGTCGCGGCCGGGCGCATCGCTTACACGCTTGGCCTGCAAGGTCCATGTGCCGCGGTGGATACCGCGTGCTCGTCGTCGTTGGTCGCGCTCCACATGGCCTGTCAGAGCTTGCGCAGCGGTGAGAGCACGCTGGCTCTTGCTGGTGGCGTCAACCTGCTCCTGTCGTCGACTTGGATGCGCATGGTGGGGTTGACCCAGTCGCTGTCGCCCGATGGGCGGTGCCGCACGTTCGACGCGCGCGCCAATGGCTTCGTCCGCGGCGAGGGCTGCGGCGTTGTCGTGCTCAAGCGCCTGTCGGACGCGCAGCGCGATGGCGATCACGTCTGGGCAGTTCTCCGCGGTTCTTCGATCAACCACGACGGTCGTTCCGGTGGTCTGACCGTGCCCAACGTGCTGTCGCAGGAAGCGACCTTGCGCAAGGCGCTGGACAGTGCCGAAGTCGCGGCGAGCGACATCGGGTACGTCGAGGCCCACGGCACTGGTACGCCCCTTGGCGATCCGATTGAGCTCGATGCGCTCAAGAGCGTGCTGGGTCAAGAGCGTGGTGGGGAGCGCCACTGTGTCGTCGGGTCGGTCAAGACGAACATCGGCCACTTGGAGGCGGCCGCCGGCATCGCAGGACTCATCAAGGTCGTGCTGTCGCTCGGCAAGGAAACCCTCCCCGCGCACCTGCACTTTCGTGGACTGAACCCGCGCGTCTCGCTCGATCAAAGTTCCCTGGTGATCGGCGCGGAGGCTCGCCCGTGGCCCGCCGGTGACGTGCCGCGCCGGGCTGTTGTCAGCTCGTTCGGGATCAGCGGAACCAACGCATGTGTCGTGGTGGAGGAGGCTCCGGCCCGCCCCACTGACGAGGCCGCTCCGCAGCCGCCCATCGGCGCGAGCCTCCCGGGCGAGTTCTTGCTCCCGCTGTCGGCGCGCAGCCCCGAAGCGTTGCGTGCGCTGGCACTCGCGCATGCCCGGTGGCTGGGAGAGCCGGGGAACACAGGGTCGCTTGAGCAGCATATCCACCTGACGAGCACTCGGCGCAGTCATCACTCGATCCGTCAGGGCTTTGTAGGCGGTACCCGTGCCGAACTCGTCGAGAGCTTGAAGGCATTTGCTGGCCAGGCCGACCTGCCGGTAGCGGAGACGATCAAGGCCCCGCGCATTGCCATGATCTTTCCGGGTCAGGGATCGCAATGGTTGGGGATGGGCCGGGAACTGCATGCCCGTGAGCCGGTGTTCCGGGACGCACTGACCGCGTTCGACGCCGCGATGCGGAAGGTGGCCGGCTGGTCCGTGCTCGAGGAGCTGTTCGCCGAGGCCGAGCGAGCCCGTCTCGATCAGGTTGACGTCATCCAGCCATGTATCGTTGCGATCCAGCTCTCCTTGGCGGCGCTGTGGCGCTCGTGGGGAGTAGAGCCGTCGGCCGTCATTGGCCAGAGCATGGGGGAGGTGAGCGCTGCCTACGTCGCCGGTGCGCTCAGCATCGAGGACACGGCGCGGGTCATCACTGCCCGCAGCCGCCTCGTCAAGCAGCTTCGCGGTGGCGCGATGGCCAGTGTGGGGCTGCCCGCCAGCGAACTCGAGGGCGTGCTCGGCGAAGGGCTCGGGGTGGCCGCCATCAACGGACCCGCCTCGACCCTGGTGGCTGGGCGGTCCGATGCCATCGACAGGTTGGTCACCGAGATGGCCGGCCGGGGCGTGTTCTGCCGCAAGGTCAAGGTGGACTACGCCTCGCACAGTCCTGAAGTCGAGCCGCTGAGAATGCCGCTCCTGGAGGCATTGTCCTCGGTGCGGGGCCTGCCGCCCGCGCTTGCCTTCCGTTCGACGGTCCACCGGAGTTGGGTGGGAGCCGGAGACCTCGGGCCCGAGTACTGGTACCAGAATCTCCGAGAGCCAGTGCAGCTGTTCCCGGTCCTCGAGGCACTGTTGGCCGAGGACGGGATCGATGTTCTCCTCGAGGTCAGCCCGCACCCGATCCTGGGACCGGTGCTGCAGGCGGCCTCCACCCATGTCGGCCGTGACGCAGCGGTTTTCGCATCTCTGCGCCGCGAGCAGGCTGAGCAGAAGACGCTCTTGCTCACCCTGGCCGCACTTTACGCTCGCGGCCAAGCCGTTGCTTTCGAGCGAGTCGGCGTCAAAGCGCTTTCTGATCGCGCCACGCGCTGGTCGCCACTGCCGACCTATCCTTGGCAGCGTCAACGGCACTGGCTGCCAGCAGTGGAGCGGTTGCGGACGGTGGAACGAGCCACGGAAGGCTCGCGCGACTGCCTGCCGCCCGGGCACCGCCTGCGCTCGCCCGCGCTCCGTGACGCGGTGTATGAGGTCGTCCTTCGCTCAACGTCACTGCGTTGCTTCGAGAGCCACCGCGTCGAAGGAGGCGTCATTGCTCCGGCGTCGTGGATCCTGTCCATGGTGGTCGCCGCGTTGCGCGATCTGGGGTTCCGTGGACCGGTCGCGTCACGCCAGATGACGTTCGCCCGGCCGTTGGCGATCCCCGATGGGGAAGAGCGGCACGTTCAGTTGATCCTTTCGCCTGAGGCGGGGCGTCCCACCCGCTTCCAGTTGCTCTCAGCAGCCGGCAATGGCCCAGCGGAGGAGCGGTCGTGGACCTTGCTGTCGGAAGGGACGATCGTGCTGGGAGAGGCTCTGCCTCTTGAGAGGCTCGATGTTGCCTCGCTGAGCGGCCGGATGGAGGCTGTTCCGTCCGCCTCCATCGGAGTGATGGCTGGGGCCCCCGGCCCCGAAGGCTGGATTGAAGCGCTTCATCGCGGCGGCCAGGAAGTTCTGTGCCGGCTTCGCACACCGCGCGCCAGCGATCATGCGGAGCGCTTCGTCCTGCACCCCGAACCGCTCAACGAAGCGCTCACTGCATTGGTGGCGTGCTCTGGCCTTGCGGGTCACCGCTATGCCCCGATTGCCATCGACGCGCTGGAGCTGATCGGCCAGGCGGACGTCGCGTGGATCCACGGCACCGTCGAACAGGTGGAAAGTGGGGGAAGGTCGGCGCTCTCAGTCGCGCTTCACCTCTATGACGAGGCGTATCGCCCGGTGGCGGTTGTCTCTCGCATGCACTGCGTCCCGGCTTTTCTGGAGGGAAGCATCAAGGCGGAGACTGGACTGCTGGCTCGCGGGCGCTACGAGGTGGCGTGGCAGCTGCTCGAGCCCGTGAGCGCGACGACGGCTCCGGCGACGGTTCCGGCCGCGGAGCCTGGGCGGTGGCTGATTTTCCCGGACGCACGTGGCGCGTGCGAGTTGCTAGCCGCTCGGCTCGAAGCCGAGGGCCACGACTGCGTGCGGTTCTCCGGAGGGCTCGAACCCGGCGCCGAGCTCCGCGAGCAACTCACCGCGGCGGCAGCCGGTGGGCGGCCGCTGCGCGGCATCCTGTTTGGCTGTGGCCTCGACGCCGTTGCCGAGCCAGGCCAGCCATTCTCCTCCGGCCAGCTCGAGGCGGTGCGCGCCTTGCTGCAGCTTGCTGGCGCGATTGCGGCCCGCTCTCTCGGGCCCGTTTGGATCCTGACTCGTGGTGCCGTGTCCATTGAGGAAGGTGAGACGATTGACGCGCCTGCTGCTGCGGCGTTGTGGGGGATGGGCCGAGTGCTCGGCCGCGAACACCCGGAGGCTGTTCCGCGCCTCGTCGACGTCGACCCTCGTGGCCCGGTCACCGCGAACGCAGAGCAGCTCCACCGCGCGCTCTCGATGGGCTCATCGCCGGAGCATCAGCTCGCGCTGCGTGCCGATCGGATCTTCGGGCTTCGGCTGCGCCGAGGACGTGATGACCATGCACGCCAGTCTCTGACCCCGTCGCCCGAAGCCAGCTATCTGATTACTGGCGGCCTGGGAAGGTTGGGCCTGTCGGTGGCGGAATGGCTGGTGGCGAGAGGCGCCCGGAACCTCGTTTTGCTCGCGCGCTCTCTCCCGTCCGAGGAGGCAGCACGCCGCATTCTCGCGCTCGAGCAGCAGGGCGCGCGGATCCTGGTGGCACGCGCCGACGTGGCCAATTTCGCGGCGCTAGGCCAGGCACTTGCCGCCGCCGAGGCCGAGCTACCGGCAATCCGCGGCGTCATCCACGCGGCTGGGCAGGCGCGCCAAGCGCTTCTCGCCGACGAGTCTTGGCAGGACTATACCGAGGTGCTCGGTGCCAAGGCTGCGGGTGCGTGGAACCTGCATCAGCTGACCAAGGACAGGACGCTCGACTTCTTCGTCATGTTCTCCTCCATCGCGGGGATCCTCGGTTTTGGAGGTATGGGGAGCTACGCCGCCGCCAACACCTACCTCGATGCCCTCGCCGTGCACCGCCGCGGGCTCGGGCTTCCAGCACTCAGTGTCGCCTGGGGTTTGTGGGACCAGGATCTCGACCAGCAGCTTGGCGAGCGCGCAATGCGCGTCGGACTGGAGCCGTTTGCCGCCGCTGACGGCCTCCAGGCGCTTGGCGTGCTCGCCGCCGGGCAAGCGACCCATGCCATCGTGGCCAGCATGGACTGGGCGCGCCACCTCCAGGATCGCGCTGGTGCCGTGCCTCCGTGGCTTCACGGTCTGGCTGTTTCCCCGTCCGGTCCGGCGAGCCCGCGCGAGCCGGAAGGTGCCTCGAAGTTCCTCGGCAGTCTCGCTGGGCTCTCGGCTCAGGCCGCCGCGGAGCGGATCTCAGCACATGTCGGCGGCGTGGTGGCCGAGACGCTCGGTTATCCCCGGTACCATGCGCTCCCGCGCAGCAAGGGATTTTTCGATATTGGCTTCGACTCGCTCCTGGCCATGGATCTGCGCCGACGCCTGGTCAAGGACTTTGCTCATCCGTTCCCGGTGACGCTTGCCTTTGATCATCCGACGATCGAGCGCCTCACATCCTTTCTGGTCTCTTACTGGCATGAGAACGGCGCGGCGGCACGCAGCGGCACCGGTGCTGTCGCACTGCTGCCCGCGCCAAGCAGTACGACGGTGGCGGATCCGCTCGCTACCGCAGTTCAGGTTCGCTCGGACTCCGCTGTCGAGCCGATCGCCATCGTCGGCATCGGCTGCCGGTTCCCTGGCGGGGTGGTCGACCCGGAGACGTTCTGGAACCTGTTGATCCAGGGCCGCGACGCCACCTCCGAAGCGCCTCACGGCCGCTGGGATGACGAGTCACTGTTTGATCCTGATCCCAGCGCGCCCGGCAAGTTCAACGTGCGCCGCGCTGGTTTCCTGTCCGATATCGAGTCTTTCGATCCCGAGTTCTTCGGTATCTCTCCGCGTGAAGCCGCGCGCATGGATCCTCAGCAGCGGCTCTTGCTCGAGGTGACCTGGGAAGCTCTCGAGCACGCTGGCCAGCCGGCAGACGCTCTGGTCGACTCGGCGACGGGCGTGTTCGTGAGCGGCGCTCCCAATCAGTACTTGAGCCGGTTCGGTGAAGACCCGAGCGAACTCGATGCCTACGCGCTCACCGGCAACCTGCCGTGTACGTTGTCGGGCCGCGTGTCGTATGTCCTGGGACTGCGCGGTCCCAACCTGTTCCTTGATACTGGCTGCTCCGGGGCACTGGTGGCCCTGCACCTGGCTTGCCAGAGCCTGCGTGCTGGCGAGTGCAATTTGGCACTCGCCGGTGGGGTCAATGTCCTGCTGTCGGCCGAAATGATGATCGGCCTGGGCAAGACCGGCACGCTGGCGCCCGATGGGCGCTGCAAGACGTTCGATGCCTCGGCCAACGGCTTTGGGCGCGGCGAGGGTTGCGGTGTGCTCGTCGTCAAGCGCCTGAGCGACGCGCAGGCGCACGGCGATCGGATCATCGCCGTGGTTCGTGGTTCGTCGGTGAACCACGATGGCCGGAGCAGCGGGCTCACGGTCCCCAGCGGTCCGGCGCAGCAGTTGCTGATGGAGCGTGCGCTCCAGCAAGCCCGGATTTCGGCCGCGCAAGTTGGCTTCGTCGAGGCACACGGAACCGGTACTCAGCTGGGCGATCCGATCGAGGTCGGTGCGCTGGCTGCTGTCTACGGGCGCGCTTCGGGCCGCACCTCGCCGTGTTTCCTGGGCGCGGTGAAGAGCAACCTCGGCCACCTGGAAGCGGCGGCTGGGGTTGCCGGAGTCATCAAGGCCGCGCTTGCCGTCGAACGCGGTGAGATTCCGCCCAACGTCCACTTCGCCGAGATCAACCCCAAGCTGCCCATGGAGGGTGAGCCCTTCGATATCCCGACGCGGCTCCACGCTTGGCCCTCCACTGGCCGCCGCCTTGCCGCGGTGAGTTCGTTCGGCCTTGGTGGAACCAACGCGCATACCGTCCTGGAGGCGGCGCCTTCCATCGTCTCGTCAATCGAGTCGGCAGCGCGGGATGTCGCGCCGGGCCGCGATCGACCGGCCCACGTGGTGACCCTCTCGGCGCGTGATCGCGAGGCACTCGTCGAGCAAGCCCGTCGCCTGTCCGCCTTTGTCGCGCAGCGCCCCAGCCTCCGGCTCGCGGACGTCGCGTTCTCCGCGAACAGTGGCCGGACCCACTTGCCGCACCGGTTGGCGATTGTCTTCTCCTCTCTCGAAGAACTGCGCGCCCGGCTCGATGCCTTCGCCGAGGCACCCTCGGGCAGTGATGCAGCACATGGGGTCGTGACCGACGCGCCACGTCCGCGCATCGGCTTTCTGTTCACCGGGCAGGGTTCGCAGTACGTCGGCATGGCCAAGGAGCTTTACGAGACCCAGCCGGTGTTTCGTGACGCCATCGAGGAGTGTGCGGCCTTCCTTGATCGGACCGCCGAGCAGCCCCTCTTGACCCTGCTCGCCGATGGTCACTCGATTGATCGCACCGGGCGCGCCCAACCTGCGCTGTTCGCCGTGCAGTACGCGTTGACGCGCCTGTGGCGATCGTGGGGGATCGAGCCGCATGCGGTGTTCGGTCACAGCGTTGGTGAGGTCGCGGCGGCTTGCGCCGCTGGGGTGCTCAGTCTGGAGGACGCGCTGCTCCTCATTCAGGAGCGTGCGCGTTGGATGGAGACGATTCCCGATGGCGGCGTCATGGTCAGCGTCCGTGCCGCCGCAGGCGAGGTTGAGGAGGCGCTTGCTCCTCATGCTGGGGTTGTCGCAATCGCGGCACTGAACGGTCCGGAGCACACGGTCATTTCGGGAGACCGCGATGCCGTCCTGGCGATCGCTGCGGACTTCCGTGCCCGTGGCATCGAGACCAAGCAGCTGCGGGTGTCGGTCGCCTTCCATTCACCCGCGGTGGAGCCGATCCTTGCGCCGTTCATGCGGTCGATCTCCTCGATTTCCGCACGGCCTGCGCAGCTCCCCTGGGTCACGGGGTTGACCGGAACCACGCTGCCCCACCTTGAGGCTGACTACTGGTCGCGCCAGATTCGCGAGCCGGTGCAGTTCACGGCGGCGATGACCGCGCTTGCTGGGTTGGGCTGTGACGTGCTGCTGGAGATCGGCCCCCACCCGACGTTGACTGGGCTTGCTGCCGAGACGCTGCCGGGATCGATCTTGTGCCTTCCCTCGCTGCGGCGCGGCCATGCAGACACCGAGGTCATCGCGCACAGTCTTGCTCGCCTCCATGTTGCTGGCGCTCCCATCGACTTGCGCGCTTGGGATCAGCCCTTTTCGCGCCAGCGTCACCCGCTGCCTTCATACCCCTTCCAGAGGCGTCGCCTGTGGTTCGATGCTCCCAGCCGGCGGCGGCTGCCGAGCTCGGCGGGGGCAGGTGCTGCCGAACGCGAGGCATCTTGGTACTCGCGCTGCGAGTGGCGCGAGGCCGCGCCTTCGCGGCTGGCGCCTTCCAGCCCGCGCGCTGGTCACTGGATTGTCCTGGCTGACGCCGGTGGCTTTGCTGCCGCTCTGGCAGAGGTGCTCGCCGCCCGGGGCGATACGTGCTCCTTGTTGCGGCCTGATGGTCTGGAACACCAAGACCCCGCTGCGTCGAGCCACGGCAGTGGCCACCGCTGGACCGTGCCGGGAATGGCACGCGCCCTTGATGCCGCGCGTTCCGCTGGCCGTCCGCTGCGGGGCATCGTCCACCTGTGGAGCCTTGACGTCGCGCCCACCCAGGCGATCGACGACGACGCGCTGGATCGTGCTGAGTCCCTCAATCTCGGCAGTGTGTTGGCACTGGTGCAGGCACTCGCCGCACGAGGATCGAGCGCCACTGGCGATGGCGCGCGGCTCTGGATGGTGACCCGGGGGGCGGTGTGCACTGGCAATGACGGTGCCAGTGTCTCGGTAGCACAAGCTCCCGCTTGGGGGTTGGGCGCGGTCATTGCCAACGAGCATCCGGAGATTTGGGGCGGGGCAGTGGATCTCGATGCCGGGGAGGGTGCTCAACGCCCGGTGCGCGAGCAGGCCGCGGAACTGGTGGGCGAGCTCACGGGTGAGTCTGGCGAGGATCGCGTCGCTTGGCGTGGCGGCCGCCGCCTGATTGCCCGGCTCGCCCGCCGCTTGCCGACGCGAACCTCACCGGTATCGATCCGCCGCGATGCGACGTACTTGGTGACAGGAGGGCACGGCGCGCTGGGGCTGGCCGTCGCGGGCTGGCTGGCGCAACGAGGCGCCAAGCACCTCACGCTGGTGAGCCGTCGCGGTCCGAGTGAAGGGGCCCAGGCTGCCATCGCTGGGCTGACCGCGGAAGGCGTCGTGGTCAACAGCGTGCTCGCGGACATCGGGGTGCCAGGGGATGTGCGCGCGCTCCTTCAGCGGATTGAAGAGAGCGGGCCGCCGCTGCGCGGTGTGATCCACGCCGCGGGCATTGTCGAAGACGGTCTGATCGTCAACCAATCGTGGGAGGCATTCGAGCGCGTCCTACGGCCCAAGGTGCGCGGCGCGTGGCATCTCCATCGCAACGCCCGTGACCTGGACTTCTTCGTCCACTTCTCGTCGGCCTCTTCGCTTCTGGGCCCTCACGGCCAAGCGAGCTATGCGGCTGCCAACGCATTCCTCGACGCGCTCGCCTATCACCAGCGTGCGCACCACACGCCGGCCGTCACCATCAATTGGGGACCGTGGGAGGCGGGGATGGCCGCGCGTCTCGATGCCGAGACCAGCCGCCGCACGCTCGGTACGGGTTGGACCCCTCTGTCGATCTCCGATGGGTGGAGTGCCCTCGATCGCATCGTGGCGAGTGATGAGGCACAGGTCGCGGTCTTGCCGGCGATCTGGTCAGTGCTCGATGGCGATGGCCGACGGGCGCCGCTCACCCGGGAGTTGGCGGGAACGGGAGGGGAGAGCCTCCCTGCTCGTGCGCAAGCCGCCGAGGTTCGTGTCCGCGACACGCTCTTGGCGGTCGCTCCCACCGAGCGGAAACGGGTACTCGAGGATCACGTCCGGCAAGTCGTGGAGCGCACCCTGGGGTGGGGCGCTCGCGCCGGCGATGAATTGGGCCCGAAGCGGCGCTTCGTCGAGGTGGGCATGGACTCGCTCATGGCCATCGAGATCCGGAACCGGCTGCAACGTGAACTCGATCTCACGCTCGCTGCCACCACCTTGTTCAATTACCCGACCATCAGTGCTCTGACCGATCACCTCGCCACCATGCTTGCTTCCGCTGGGATCGTGCCCGCGGACGCTCCCGCTGCCACTTCTCCCACGCCCGTGCTGGGTACCCAGCCGGTGCGTGCGGTGGAGCCGAGCGAGGACGAAGGGGGCGAACTCTCGGACGCTGAACTCGCCGAACTCATCGCGAAGAAATACGACTCGCGCCTCTAA